Proteins from a single region of Dysosmobacter acutus:
- a CDS encoding HAD hydrolase-like protein has translation MYHYILFDLDGTLTDSKEGIFKCLRYAFEKMGERVPDDAELIKFIGPPLQNSFMEYCGYSLEKAQRAVGIFRERYVPIGKFENTATPGLPELCRRLKERGYVMALSSSKPEDMCQQICAHFGYDQSLSVIAGSPPVGETSKAEVIRETFRRLKIGEEDKASVLMVGDRKFDVLGARECGIDCLGVEFFGYAAPGELTEAGAVAVVHSVQELEEFILSH, from the coding sequence ATGTATCATTATATCCTGTTTGATCTGGACGGAACGCTGACCGATTCCAAGGAGGGCATCTTCAAGTGCCTGCGCTATGCCTTTGAAAAGATGGGAGAACGGGTGCCTGACGATGCGGAGCTGATCAAGTTCATCGGCCCGCCGCTGCAAAACTCCTTTATGGAATACTGCGGCTACAGCCTGGAAAAGGCCCAGCGCGCCGTGGGCATATTCCGGGAGCGGTATGTGCCCATTGGAAAATTTGAGAACACGGCCACGCCGGGTCTGCCGGAGCTGTGCCGGCGGCTGAAGGAGCGGGGCTACGTGATGGCGCTGTCCTCCTCCAAGCCGGAGGACATGTGCCAGCAGATCTGCGCCCATTTCGGCTACGACCAATCCTTAAGCGTCATCGCCGGCAGTCCGCCCGTGGGAGAGACTTCCAAGGCGGAGGTGATCCGGGAAACCTTCCGGCGCCTGAAAATCGGCGAGGAGGACAAGGCGTCGGTGCTGATGGTGGGCGACCGGAAGTTTGATGTGTTAGGCGCCAGGGAGTGCGGCATCGACTGTTTGGGCGTGGAGTTTTTCGGCTACGCCGCACCGGGTGAACTGACGGAGGCCGGAGCCGTGGCGGTGGTACATAGCGTCCAGGAGTTGGAGGAGTTTATTTTGAGCCACTGA
- a CDS encoding AraC family transcriptional regulator, translated as MEQVEAVQRMQDYIEVHLYEPITPADLARASLFSPWHSYRLFVNLVGMTPAGYIRRLRLSKSALGLRRGLKVADAAFAAGFGSVDGYQRAFFREFGCNPGDYAADPGPIYLFTPYGVKFRHIERRKAVEPVKTVFVQMVEKPARKVLIKRGIKAGDYWSYCEEVGCDVWGLLQSVQSIGPEPVCLYLPPLYRKPGTSEYVQGAEVPPDYSGAVPEGFDLISLPAGRYLMFRGEPFAEEDYCGAIEEVQTAVKRYDPALIGCVWDDRSPRIQLEPIGTRGYIELWPVRPA; from the coding sequence ATGGAGCAGGTTGAGGCGGTGCAGCGGATGCAGGACTATATTGAGGTCCATTTGTATGAGCCCATCACGCCGGCGGACCTGGCAAGGGCTTCGCTCTTTTCGCCCTGGCATTCCTACCGGCTGTTTGTGAACCTGGTGGGCATGACGCCGGCCGGATATATCCGGCGGCTTCGCCTCTCCAAATCCGCTCTGGGGCTGCGGCGGGGCTTAAAAGTCGCGGACGCCGCCTTTGCAGCCGGATTTGGAAGCGTGGACGGGTACCAGCGGGCCTTCTTCCGAGAATTTGGATGCAACCCGGGCGACTATGCGGCCGACCCCGGTCCCATCTATCTGTTCACACCTTACGGGGTAAAATTCAGGCACATCGAAAGGAGAAAAGCTGTGGAACCTGTGAAGACCGTATTTGTTCAGATGGTGGAAAAGCCTGCGCGCAAGGTGCTTATCAAGCGGGGGATCAAGGCCGGAGACTACTGGTCCTACTGTGAGGAGGTGGGCTGTGATGTGTGGGGGCTTCTCCAGAGCGTTCAGTCCATCGGCCCGGAGCCGGTGTGCCTCTACCTGCCGCCGCTGTACCGCAAACCGGGGACGTCGGAGTACGTCCAGGGCGCGGAAGTCCCTCCGGACTACAGTGGGGCGGTGCCGGAGGGATTTGACCTGATCTCGCTGCCGGCCGGGAGATACCTGATGTTTCGGGGGGAGCCCTTTGCGGAGGAGGACTACTGCGGTGCCATTGAGGAGGTGCAGACGGCGGTCAAGCGGTACGACCCGGCCCTGATCGGGTGCGTTTGGGATGACCGGAGCCCAAGAATTCAGCTGGAGCCCATTGGGACAAGAGGTTATATCGAGCTGTGGCCGGTCAGGCCGGCGTAA
- a CDS encoding S1C family serine protease codes for MKKRIAAALCALLLAVNLIPAASALPGEQTLAADKLNTLGLVNGTGSGYDLDRSATRAEAVTLIVRLAGGEQSAASGSYHAPFTDVPAWAQADVSYAYACGWAAGTSETTFSPSRTVSADEFFTFLLRILGYQDSNGDFVPGEAALFARHIGLSTVTSYSTFTRGDLFEAMLSALTFPKKGGTQTLLDGLMAKGLVSQAAANALGLTSESLTARQIADRCSSAVFFMECYATDYYRDTNTTSSTSSGFFITSDGIAVTNYHSIDGMAYANITLITGEKYPVEKVLYYDAGEDIAVLRISTLSTAGERTSAFAFLPMVSSDTVRNGDVIYAIGSPLGLQNSVTSGVVSSCSRTIEGFSIPVIQNTASISIGSSGGALFNEFGQVIGITSAYLIYGNNMYLAVPMDPVLRADLSVPGKTLEQVKNIEKTKSDAA; via the coding sequence ATGAAAAAACGCATTGCCGCGGCGCTTTGCGCCCTCTTGCTGGCAGTGAATCTGATCCCGGCCGCCAGCGCTCTGCCCGGCGAGCAGACACTTGCGGCGGACAAGCTCAATACGCTTGGCCTGGTCAACGGCACCGGCTCCGGTTATGACCTGGACCGCTCCGCCACCCGGGCCGAGGCAGTCACTTTGATCGTGCGCCTGGCCGGCGGAGAGCAGTCCGCCGCCAGCGGCAGCTACCACGCCCCCTTTACCGACGTCCCCGCCTGGGCCCAGGCGGATGTCAGCTATGCCTATGCCTGCGGCTGGGCGGCCGGCACTTCTGAAACCACCTTCTCGCCCAGCCGAACCGTCAGCGCCGATGAGTTTTTCACCTTTCTGCTGCGGATTTTGGGCTATCAGGACAGCAACGGAGACTTTGTTCCCGGTGAGGCGGCCCTCTTTGCCCGCCACATTGGGCTCTCCACCGTGACCTCCTACTCCACCTTCACCAGGGGCGATCTGTTCGAGGCCATGCTCAGCGCCCTGACCTTCCCGAAAAAGGGCGGCACACAGACGCTTTTGGATGGCCTGATGGCCAAGGGCCTGGTGAGTCAGGCCGCGGCCAACGCCCTGGGGCTGACCAGCGAATCCCTCACCGCCCGCCAGATCGCCGACCGCTGCAGCTCGGCGGTGTTCTTCATGGAGTGCTACGCCACCGACTACTACCGCGACACCAATACCACCTCCAGCACCTCCAGTGGATTTTTCATCACCTCTGACGGCATCGCCGTCACCAATTACCACTCCATCGACGGCATGGCCTACGCCAACATCACGCTGATCACAGGCGAGAAGTATCCGGTGGAGAAGGTTCTGTACTACGATGCCGGCGAGGACATCGCTGTGCTGCGGATTTCCACTCTCTCCACCGCCGGCGAGCGCACCTCCGCCTTTGCCTTTTTGCCCATGGTATCCTCCGACACGGTCCGCAACGGCGACGTCATCTATGCCATTGGCAGCCCTCTTGGCCTTCAAAACTCCGTAACCTCCGGCGTGGTCAGCAGCTGCTCCCGCACCATTGAGGGCTTTTCCATCCCCGTGATCCAAAATACCGCCTCCATCTCCATCGGCAGCAGCGGCGGCGCGCTCTTCAATGAGTTCGGCCAGGTCATCGGCATCACCAGCGCCTATCTGATCTACGGCAACAACATGTACCTTGCGGTCCCCATGGACCCTGTTCTGAGGGCGGACCTGAGCGTGCCCGGCAAAACGCTGGAGCAGGTGAAAAACATCGAAAAAACAAAATCCGACGCAGCCTGA
- a CDS encoding MBL fold metallo-hydrolase produces the protein MAEQIGENLYRLDIPLPENPLKNLNSYLITGERNLLIDTGFRQEPCRRAMAEQLLELRVDMDRTDLFLTHLHTDHTGLAQELLRPGCRAMLSDVDVPLLIHSQSEAYWEENFDAYLKEGFPRTELRELWGDNPARDIHPVPFSGYTPVRDGTILRYGGYRLKCLLTPGHTPGHMCLYETEKRMLFCGDHVLYHISPNITRWRSMPDALGSYLKSLDLVADLEVETPLPAHRAVEGDFRQRVIQLRAHHGTRLQNTLDQVSRAPGQSAYEIAGGMSWDIRCRSWEDFPLTQKWFAVGEALSHLDYLAVRGRLLCRETGGIRRYFPALDQV, from the coding sequence ATGGCTGAACAAATTGGAGAAAACCTATACCGGCTGGACATCCCGCTGCCGGAGAACCCCCTTAAGAACCTGAACAGCTATCTCATCACAGGGGAGCGGAATCTGCTCATCGACACGGGATTTCGCCAGGAGCCCTGCCGCCGGGCCATGGCGGAACAGCTTTTGGAGCTGCGCGTGGACATGGACCGGACGGACCTGTTTTTGACACATCTGCACACCGACCACACCGGCCTTGCCCAGGAGCTGCTCCGGCCCGGCTGCCGGGCCATGCTCAGCGATGTGGACGTGCCGCTGCTGATCCACAGCCAGAGCGAGGCATACTGGGAGGAGAATTTCGACGCCTATCTCAAAGAGGGCTTCCCACGCACGGAGCTGAGGGAGCTATGGGGCGACAATCCGGCCAGGGACATCCACCCCGTGCCCTTTTCAGGCTACACGCCGGTGCGGGATGGGACGATCTTGCGCTATGGAGGCTACCGCCTGAAATGTCTGCTGACGCCGGGGCATACGCCGGGCCACATGTGCCTCTATGAGACGGAGAAACGAATGCTCTTCTGCGGCGACCACGTGCTCTATCACATCTCGCCCAACATCACCCGTTGGAGGAGCATGCCCGACGCCCTTGGCAGCTATCTGAAGAGCCTGGACCTGGTGGCCGATCTGGAGGTAGAGACTCCTCTGCCAGCCCACCGGGCGGTGGAGGGTGACTTTCGCCAGCGGGTCATCCAGCTGCGGGCCCATCACGGGACCCGGCTTCAAAACACGCTGGACCAGGTGAGCCGCGCCCCGGGGCAGAGCGCCTATGAGATCGCCGGGGGAATGTCCTGGGACATCCGCTGCCGCAGCTGGGAGGACTTCCCGCTGACCCAGAAGTGGTTCGCCGTGGGCGAGGCGCTGTCCCACCTGGACTACCTGGCGGTTCGCGGCCGGCTTTTGTGCCGGGAGACGGGGGGAATCCGCCGATATTTCCCGGCGTTGGACCAAGTATAA
- the deoC gene encoding deoxyribose-phosphate aldolase: protein MELKEILSRVDHTLLRPDATWEEIRALCDDGASYGCASVCIPAAYVRQASDHVRGAVAVCTVVGFPNGYSTTAAKCFEAEEALTSGASEIDMVINLGWLKDGRYDEIEREIREVKAACQRHVLKVIVETCLLTEEEKIRMCQVVSNSGADFIKTSTGFSTGGATREDVALLRAHVAPGVKVKAAGGISTLRDAEDFIALGADRLGTSRIVKAVKEGSN, encoded by the coding sequence ATGGAACTGAAAGAGATTTTAAGCAGAGTCGACCACACGCTGCTCCGCCCCGACGCCACCTGGGAGGAGATCCGTGCCCTGTGCGACGACGGCGCTTCCTATGGCTGCGCGTCGGTGTGCATCCCGGCCGCCTATGTGCGTCAGGCGTCGGACCATGTGCGGGGCGCCGTGGCGGTGTGCACCGTGGTGGGCTTTCCCAACGGCTATTCCACCACGGCGGCCAAATGCTTTGAGGCGGAGGAGGCATTGACCTCCGGAGCGTCGGAGATCGATATGGTCATCAACTTAGGCTGGCTGAAGGACGGCCGCTACGATGAGATAGAGCGGGAAATCCGGGAGGTGAAGGCCGCCTGCCAGCGCCATGTGCTGAAAGTCATTGTGGAGACCTGCCTGCTGACGGAGGAGGAGAAAATCCGCATGTGCCAGGTGGTCTCCAACTCCGGCGCCGACTTCATCAAGACCTCCACCGGTTTTTCCACAGGCGGAGCCACCCGGGAGGATGTGGCGCTGCTGCGCGCTCATGTGGCGCCAGGGGTGAAGGTAAAGGCCGCGGGCGGGATTTCCACGCTCCGGGACGCGGAGGATTTCATCGCCCTGGGGGCCGACCGCCTGGGCACATCCCGCATTGTCAAGGCGGTAAAAGAGGGAAGCAACTGA
- the deoD gene encoding purine-nucleoside phosphorylase — translation MSTAHNSAEKGQFAKTVLMPGDPLRAQFIAETFLKDAVLVNNVRGIHGYTGTYEGVPVSVMASGMGTPSIGIYSHELFHFYDVDNIIRIGSAGAMSPDLKLMDVVAAQGACTNSNYVSQFRMPGTFAPIASFELLETAVAAAREMGVRMPVGNVLSSDVFYDASNSTMDWAKMGVLCAEMEAAGLYCNAAQAHKRALALLTISDSLITGEELSSEDRQTGFTQMMRIALRVAVEMASRD, via the coding sequence ATGTCTACTGCTCACAACAGCGCCGAAAAGGGCCAGTTTGCCAAGACCGTTTTGATGCCGGGCGACCCGCTGCGCGCCCAATTCATCGCAGAGACCTTTTTGAAGGATGCCGTGCTGGTAAACAATGTCCGCGGCATCCACGGCTACACCGGCACCTACGAGGGTGTGCCGGTTTCCGTCATGGCCTCCGGGATGGGCACCCCTTCCATCGGCATCTACTCCCATGAGCTGTTCCACTTCTACGATGTGGACAACATCATCCGCATCGGCTCCGCCGGCGCCATGTCTCCGGACTTAAAGCTGATGGATGTGGTGGCGGCCCAGGGCGCCTGCACCAATTCAAACTATGTGTCCCAGTTTCGTATGCCCGGTACCTTCGCGCCCATTGCAAGCTTTGAACTGCTGGAGACGGCGGTGGCCGCCGCCCGGGAGATGGGGGTGCGGATGCCGGTGGGCAACGTGCTCTCCTCCGACGTGTTCTACGATGCATCCAACTCCACCATGGACTGGGCCAAAATGGGGGTCCTGTGTGCCGAGATGGAGGCGGCGGGCCTTTACTGCAACGCGGCGCAGGCCCACAAGCGGGCTCTGGCGCTGCTGACCATCTCCGACAGCCTGATAACGGGGGAGGAGCTGTCCTCTGAGGACCGTCAGACCGGATTCACTCAGATGATGCGCATCGCCCTGCGGGTGGCCGTTGAGATGGCCAGCCGGGATTGA